One Fuerstiella marisgermanici DNA window includes the following coding sequences:
- a CDS encoding protein kinase domain-containing protein, with the protein MSHQNSTFRFRGRRYQVQGRITVRHRTYGLLQLLSRRGSASIVRDDCDRGCEERWLVSELGQKTLRELRSLQVLPERLSRQKLRVLQQLTDANPFAAAIIDCERRDHMTLIVSQWIPGESLSEWLRRQTGSRRRVSLHEALRLYRGLVRALSGFHRTTGLVHGDIHPDNFVMGSRSKWLIPIDYGSAWHALDAMSQRQTQGFRALWAAPEINLGKIGDQRSDQFSATLLLFVMLTGELPFDRLGGRAACFANPDSEPFWERPTDVILRYHSISHSATGSLSRFLDQVLAADPQERFATDAAWMSATEQLFRQLTESSRKGSLFDQLLKMLRTLRNRGRDISSIE; encoded by the coding sequence ATGAGTCATCAGAATTCGACCTTCCGTTTTCGTGGTCGCCGGTATCAAGTGCAGGGCCGGATCACGGTGCGTCACCGCACGTACGGCCTGCTGCAGTTGCTGAGTCGACGCGGGTCCGCGTCCATTGTCAGGGACGACTGTGATCGAGGTTGCGAAGAACGCTGGCTGGTTTCCGAGCTCGGTCAGAAGACGCTGCGGGAACTGCGTTCGTTGCAGGTGCTGCCCGAACGCCTGTCGCGGCAGAAACTCCGTGTCCTGCAGCAGCTGACAGATGCCAATCCGTTTGCGGCAGCGATCATCGATTGCGAGCGACGCGATCACATGACGTTGATCGTCTCTCAGTGGATTCCGGGAGAATCACTCAGCGAATGGCTGCGGCGACAAACAGGAAGTCGTCGTCGTGTCAGTCTGCACGAAGCACTGCGACTGTACCGCGGCCTGGTTCGAGCGCTCAGTGGCTTTCATCGGACGACCGGACTGGTGCACGGCGATATCCATCCGGATAATTTTGTGATGGGCAGCCGCTCAAAATGGCTGATTCCGATCGATTACGGATCCGCCTGGCATGCACTGGACGCGATGTCCCAACGCCAGACGCAGGGATTTCGCGCCTTGTGGGCGGCACCGGAGATCAATCTGGGGAAGATCGGGGATCAGCGATCGGATCAGTTTTCCGCCACCTTATTGCTGTTCGTGATGCTGACCGGCGAACTGCCTTTCGATCGACTGGGGGGGCGAGCCGCGTGTTTTGCGAATCCGGATTCTGAGCCATTCTGGGAACGACCGACGGACGTGATTCTGCGTTACCATTCCATTTCCCATTCCGCCACTGGTTCCCTGAGCCGCTTTCTGGACCAGGTCCTGGCAGCAGATCCGCAGGAGCGTTTCGCGACGGACGCCGCCTGGATGTCCGCCACGGAGCAGCTGTTCCGTCAGTTGACCGAGAGCTCGCGAAAGGGATCGCTGTTTGACCAGTTGTTAAAGATGTTGCGCACTCTGCGAAATCGTGGACGTGACATCAGTTCGATCGAGTAG
- a CDS encoding ParB/RepB/Spo0J family partition protein, which yields MSTTRRKLDALRAQVDESMGQRTLRATGGDTEPSHPPQFSPVPSEKDIGRRSKLSLGTLDLNRVIPDPNQPRRQFDNDELARLAESLQQTGQLQPIRVRWDEEQKSWIIISGERRYRAARLAGLKTIDCSFHENDLTNSATLEQQLVENLQREDLTPLEEAEAYTQLMQINDWNGKQLAAALHISPSRITRAMALLSLPDDVQQQVQTGDLAAATAYELTKVSDPLEQRNLASQAVEGRMTQRDIAATLKAQRRQKRRSSTGVNLTFLADNGLRVQVRSPRRQTYPDVLEALQQAVEDVQLRIDSRVFL from the coding sequence ATGAGTACCACACGCCGAAAACTGGATGCCCTGCGGGCACAGGTGGATGAATCCATGGGACAGCGAACTCTGCGGGCGACGGGAGGCGATACCGAACCGAGTCATCCACCACAGTTCAGTCCGGTGCCTTCGGAGAAAGATATCGGTCGCCGATCAAAATTGTCTTTGGGAACGCTGGACCTGAATCGCGTGATTCCGGACCCGAACCAGCCGCGGCGACAGTTCGACAATGACGAGCTGGCTCGGTTGGCGGAAAGTCTGCAGCAAACCGGACAGTTGCAACCCATTCGCGTTCGCTGGGACGAAGAGCAAAAAAGCTGGATCATCATTTCGGGCGAACGACGCTACCGGGCGGCCCGCCTGGCTGGTCTGAAAACAATTGACTGTTCCTTCCACGAAAACGATCTGACGAATTCAGCGACGCTCGAACAACAGCTGGTGGAAAACCTGCAGCGGGAAGATCTGACGCCGCTCGAAGAAGCCGAGGCGTACACTCAGTTGATGCAGATCAACGACTGGAACGGGAAACAGCTGGCCGCTGCCCTGCATATTTCTCCGTCGCGAATCACACGTGCCATGGCTCTATTGAGTCTGCCCGACGATGTTCAGCAGCAGGTCCAAACAGGCGACCTTGCGGCGGCAACGGCTTACGAACTGACCAAGGTCAGCGATCCTTTAGAGCAGAGGAATCTAGCGTCCCAGGCCGTTGAAGGACGAATGACGCAGCGCGACATTGCTGCCACACTCAAGGCGCAGCGCCGCCAGAAACGTCGCTCTTCGACGGGAGTCAACCTGACCTTCCTTGCAGACAACGGATTGCGTGTGCAGGTCCGTTCGCCGCGGCGGCAGACTTATCCGGACGTGCTGGAAGCCCTGCAGCAGGCGGTGGAAGACGTACAGCTTCGGATTGACAGCCGGGTCTTCCTGTAG
- a CDS encoding ParA family protein: protein MPTTICVINQKGGCGKSTTCFHLAGALASAGRRTLLLDVDPQGSLSQGFLGSVAVETLPADETMAALFGENRNYRSATQLIRASGFENISLVPANQHLAAFNTPYPEQLGLRQFALREFLSTATDFDVVLIDCPPNLYRCSWSALLAADEVVIPVPPEDFGTQGLVAVHQTIRWAQQLNPELRLLGHLVTRRDQRLLIHRMYEDRIRLLYPDTVLKSVLPEAAAFKVSLAGRTPVEFDQPRSVAAQMTRLLADELLACSAREMDGQTMHTGGLMR, encoded by the coding sequence ATGCCCACGACAATCTGTGTCATCAATCAGAAGGGGGGATGTGGTAAGAGCACAACCTGCTTCCATCTGGCGGGAGCTCTGGCATCGGCAGGTCGGCGCACGTTACTGCTGGACGTGGATCCACAGGGATCGCTCAGTCAGGGTTTCCTTGGATCCGTGGCCGTCGAAACGCTGCCTGCTGACGAGACCATGGCCGCACTGTTCGGTGAGAATCGGAATTATCGATCAGCGACGCAGCTGATTCGTGCGTCCGGCTTCGAAAACATCAGTCTCGTTCCCGCCAATCAGCATCTGGCGGCATTCAATACACCGTATCCCGAACAACTGGGATTAAGGCAGTTTGCGCTGCGAGAATTCCTGTCGACGGCGACGGACTTTGACGTCGTGCTGATCGACTGTCCTCCGAATCTGTATCGCTGCAGCTGGTCAGCGCTGCTGGCGGCGGACGAAGTCGTAATTCCTGTGCCGCCTGAGGACTTTGGAACCCAGGGGCTGGTGGCCGTACATCAAACGATTCGATGGGCTCAGCAGTTGAACCCGGAGCTGCGGTTGCTCGGGCATCTGGTCACTCGGCGTGATCAACGACTGCTGATTCATCGGATGTATGAAGACCGCATCCGCCTGCTGTATCCGGATACCGTGCTGAAGTCGGTGCTTCCGGAAGCAGCTGCCTTCAAAGTTTCGCTGGCGGGACGCACGCCCGTGGAGTTTGATCAGCCGCGTTCGGTGGCGGCTCAAATGACACGTCTACTGGCCGATGAACTGCTGGCATGTTCCGCTCGCGAAATGGATGGACAAACGATGCACACAGGAGGTTTAATGCGATGA
- a CDS encoding transposase, with protein sequence MSRKKKTSVKKSSRRQYTDEFKEEAVQLLLDGYTAPQVVDRLGISNVNVLYRWKQEQLEQSGPVASSLEAKVKDLEADLRRVERERDILKKALAIFGRNE encoded by the coding sequence ATGTCTCGGAAGAAAAAAACATCAGTCAAGAAATCGTCTCGCCGTCAGTACACGGATGAGTTCAAAGAAGAAGCCGTGCAGCTGCTTCTGGATGGGTACACGGCTCCTCAGGTTGTGGACCGGTTGGGCATTTCAAACGTCAACGTTTTGTATCGCTGGAAACAGGAGCAGCTGGAACAAAGTGGTCCAGTGGCAAGCTCTTTGGAGGCTAAGGTCAAGGACCTCGAAGCCGATCTGCGGCGTGTCGAACGTGAGAGGGACATACTAAAAAAAGCGTTGGCTATTTTCGGCCGCAACGAATAG
- a CDS encoding IS3 family transposase — protein MADVYAAVEAIVQEGHGNVAEVCRHLGVNRTSFYAWQTAEPTIFEEQDAQLAPLIRVIFKCHRRRYGARRIAEDLKEMGLPCDRRKVSNVMKALKLKAIQPKSFVPKTTDSRHRLGYSPNLLLDADAPTTINQIWVGDITYIPLTDGTFCYMAMLMDLFSRRIVGWHLDNNMTEQLVLKALRSSIKERQPDVGLIHHTDRGGQYAGNEYRSILRRAAITQSMSRADNCYDNASMESCFGTIKNELEMTDYQSKAEARREMSKYVRYYVHERRHSSLDYRSPAQFEQIINLPK, from the coding sequence ATAGCTGACGTCTATGCGGCCGTTGAAGCGATTGTTCAGGAAGGTCATGGAAACGTGGCCGAAGTCTGTCGTCATCTCGGTGTGAACCGAACTTCGTTTTATGCCTGGCAGACTGCTGAGCCCACGATCTTTGAAGAACAGGATGCTCAACTGGCTCCGTTGATAAGAGTCATCTTTAAGTGTCACCGCCGCCGCTACGGGGCTCGTCGCATTGCCGAAGACCTCAAGGAAATGGGACTTCCCTGTGATCGCAGGAAGGTCTCGAATGTCATGAAAGCCCTTAAATTAAAGGCAATTCAGCCGAAGTCGTTCGTTCCAAAAACGACAGACAGCCGTCATCGACTGGGCTATTCGCCGAACCTGTTGCTCGATGCGGACGCCCCAACAACGATCAATCAAATTTGGGTTGGAGACATTACCTACATCCCGCTGACTGACGGGACGTTTTGCTACATGGCGATGCTGATGGATCTGTTTTCCCGGCGGATCGTTGGTTGGCATCTGGATAACAACATGACGGAACAGCTGGTCCTCAAAGCACTGCGTTCGAGCATCAAAGAACGACAGCCTGACGTTGGATTGATTCACCACACGGATCGAGGCGGCCAGTACGCTGGCAATGAATACCGATCAATTCTTCGTCGGGCAGCAATCACACAAAGCATGAGCCGTGCTGACAACTGTTATGACAACGCATCCATGGAAAGCTGCTTCGGAACGATCAAGAACGAACTCGAAATGACCGATTACCAAAGCAAGGCAGAGGCAAGAAGAGAGATGTCAAAATACGTCCGCTACTACGTTCACGAACGCAGACACTCCAGCCTCGATTACAGGTCGCCAGCTCAGTTCGAACAGATCATCAATCTCCCAAAATAA
- the xrtU gene encoding exosortase U: MYRWIIFAVAALFAYGPLLLEHGRQLWSRDYFQFFPVYILAIAFVTRERITKSEFPEKHQWRVAPVGLGLAGPVLAVAYWFWSPWLAAVSFLLLGDSLLCHFPLARRTWRLLVLLIPLPLGFDAALVHRLQLLSSEQASRILDFLNVLHVMQGNVLELDGRRLFVEEACSGISSVYMFTAATLFYVAVSGSRLVLSVPLLLSVAWWSLLANVFRIVTIAVAHQRNQADLSVGLPHEAVGLVTMLLALIGIFSTKSLLDFLTASIEDTESLTDSASTTLSPTVLWDIITTHKRFLVYGSERARFAILVSVRRLIPTLATILIVCGTMYWGIVTAAAIRQNVASSPPPEVTEIRQSQLQGFEALSATSFDMLPGFHVDSFEELTRSSAEERGLFGRHSKTWKFRSPAVNGALSVDGPLHGWHDLRVGYERQNWKFEDTDTHRLPGHGEVDLLIQVSMINPAGQRCRVSFCECYPNGEPAPPPMSTNATSVRARIQGHINEVTGDAEATTLWQVRLVTQRSSGLSIESERQAERQLLGDVVAALRSQWKHR; encoded by the coding sequence ATGTATCGCTGGATCATTTTCGCAGTTGCCGCCCTCTTCGCGTACGGGCCGTTGCTGTTGGAACATGGTCGGCAACTTTGGTCGCGGGACTACTTTCAGTTTTTTCCGGTTTACATACTTGCGATTGCATTCGTAACCCGGGAACGCATAACGAAATCTGAGTTTCCAGAGAAGCACCAGTGGCGTGTTGCTCCAGTCGGTCTTGGACTTGCCGGTCCTGTGCTTGCCGTTGCGTATTGGTTCTGGTCGCCGTGGCTGGCAGCGGTTTCGTTTCTGTTGCTGGGAGACTCGCTGCTTTGCCACTTCCCTCTGGCACGACGAACGTGGCGTCTGCTTGTACTGTTGATTCCGCTGCCGCTTGGATTTGATGCAGCACTGGTCCACAGGCTTCAGTTGCTGTCGTCAGAACAGGCATCCCGAATCCTCGATTTTCTGAATGTGCTGCATGTGATGCAGGGCAACGTGCTCGAACTGGATGGCAGGCGCCTGTTCGTTGAAGAAGCCTGCAGTGGAATCAGTTCCGTCTACATGTTCACCGCAGCGACATTATTTTACGTAGCGGTTTCGGGGAGTCGTCTTGTCCTCAGCGTGCCGCTGTTGCTTTCCGTGGCATGGTGGTCTCTGCTTGCGAATGTTTTTCGGATCGTCACTATTGCTGTTGCACATCAACGCAATCAGGCAGATCTGTCCGTCGGCCTGCCTCACGAAGCGGTGGGTCTGGTCACCATGCTTTTGGCCCTGATCGGAATCTTCAGTACGAAGTCGCTGCTCGATTTTCTGACGGCATCGATCGAGGACACTGAGTCACTCACAGACAGCGCGTCCACGACTTTGTCACCGACTGTCCTTTGGGACATCATCACCACGCATAAGCGATTCCTTGTGTATGGTTCGGAACGAGCTCGGTTTGCGATTCTTGTTTCCGTTCGCAGGTTGATCCCCACGTTGGCAACCATTCTCATCGTGTGCGGCACCATGTATTGGGGAATAGTGACTGCTGCAGCGATTCGCCAGAATGTCGCAAGCTCCCCACCGCCTGAGGTTACCGAAATTCGCCAATCGCAGCTGCAGGGTTTTGAGGCGCTCTCAGCGACGTCGTTCGACATGTTGCCGGGGTTTCACGTTGACAGCTTTGAAGAGCTTACACGTTCCAGCGCTGAAGAACGCGGCCTCTTCGGCAGGCACTCGAAAACGTGGAAGTTCCGGTCTCCGGCGGTCAACGGTGCGTTATCGGTAGATGGCCCTCTTCACGGCTGGCATGATTTGCGAGTCGGATATGAACGACAGAACTGGAAATTCGAAGACACCGACACACATCGCCTCCCCGGCCATGGGGAAGTAGATCTTCTTATTCAGGTCAGCATGATTAACCCAGCCGGCCAGCGATGCCGAGTCTCCTTCTGTGAATGCTACCCGAACGGCGAACCTGCGCCGCCACCGATGTCGACGAACGCGACCAGTGTCAGGGCTCGAATTCAGGGGCACATCAACGAAGTCACAGGTGACGCCGAGGCCACAACGTTGTGGCAGGTGCGGCTTGTGACTCAACGGTCATCGGGCTTATCGATCGAATCCGAGCGACAGGCGGAGCGACAACTTCTCGGCGACGTTGTTGCTGCGCTACGAAGTCAATGGAAGCATCGATGA
- a CDS encoding PEP-CTERM sorting domain-containing protein (PEP-CTERM proteins occur, often in large numbers, in the proteomes of bacteria that also encode an exosortase, a predicted intramembrane cysteine proteinase. The presence of a PEP-CTERM domain at a protein's C-terminus predicts cleavage within the sorting domain, followed by covalent anchoring to some some component of the (usually Gram-negative) cell surface. Many PEP-CTERM proteins exhibit an unusual sequence composition that includes large numbers of potential glycosylation sites. Expression of one such protein has been shown restore the ability of a bacterium to form floc, a type of biofilm.), with amino-acid sequence MLRLSNFAAASALLMFSSTAYADLVLDLATSGPTTVTSGSTVNIDLILRDTDNSNFGPIAGPGSTAIGLLTGGGTLIQSAQTGTGAAIVTGATVGADFLQLAFNGMNSIPTVLDSGQLQSPGLGGVQALALLPAGIGTGIAHIATFAATITGGVGDTVTISADTLGLNAAGTLPVVGNQLFGSLPPAGNLDAALGSFAAPGAGASFGSLTFEVAAVPEPSTLFVGALLACGGAVYVKRRRKSIATEADC; translated from the coding sequence GTGTTACGACTGTCAAATTTTGCTGCTGCCAGCGCGTTGCTTATGTTCAGCTCGACCGCGTACGCTGACTTGGTTCTGGACCTGGCAACATCAGGGCCGACGACCGTAACCAGTGGTTCGACGGTGAACATCGACCTAATTCTGCGCGACACGGATAATTCAAATTTTGGTCCAATCGCCGGGCCAGGTTCGACTGCGATAGGATTGCTTACCGGAGGTGGCACGCTGATTCAGTCGGCCCAGACCGGCACAGGCGCGGCTATAGTCACTGGGGCGACGGTAGGGGCCGACTTCTTGCAACTAGCTTTTAACGGAATGAACAGTATTCCAACGGTGCTGGATTCTGGACAACTGCAGTCACCCGGACTGGGCGGTGTGCAGGCGTTGGCTTTACTCCCTGCAGGGATCGGAACCGGGATTGCGCATATCGCAACATTCGCCGCTACGATCACGGGAGGCGTTGGCGACACGGTCACCATCAGCGCTGACACACTTGGCCTCAACGCCGCCGGAACTTTACCGGTGGTCGGCAACCAACTTTTCGGTTCTCTTCCGCCGGCGGGCAACCTCGACGCCGCACTAGGCAGCTTCGCCGCGCCTGGCGCTGGGGCGTCGTTTGGTTCGCTGACCTTCGAGGTTGCTGCTGTGCCGGAACCATCCACGTTGTTCGTCGGTGCTTTGCTGGCCTGTGGGGGAGCGGTTTACGTCAAGCGGCGGCGTAAGTCGATTGCCACCGAAGCTGACTGCTAA